Genomic window (Terriglobia bacterium):
CACCGACTACCAGCGCGACCGCGACCGCGTTGTCCACGCGCGCGCCTTCCGCCGCCTCGAGGACAAAACCCAGGTCTTCACCCGCCGCTACTCTGACCACTTCCGCAACCGCTTGACCCACACCATCGAGGTGGCGCAGATTTCGCGCACCATCGCCGCACAACTCGGGCTGGAGGTGGACCTGGTCGAGGCGCTTGCGCTGGTTCACGACATCGGCCATCCGCCCTTCGGCCACGCCGGCGAAAAGGCGCTCGACGCCGCCATGCGGGCCCACGGCTCCTTTTTCGACCACAACCTGCACGCGCTGCGCATCGTCGAGGACTTCGAGCAGCGCTACGCCGCCTTCCGCGGGCTCAACCTCACGTTTGAAGTCCGCGAAGGCATCATCAAGCACTCCCGCGATTGCAGCCCGCAGGAGTTTCCCGAGCTTGCCGAGTACCTGCTCGACCAGCGTCCGCCGCTGGAGGCGCAGCTCATTGACCTCACCGACGAGATCGCCTACAACACCGCCGACCTCGACGACGGCTACGAGGCCCACATCCTCAAACTCGAGGATATCCGCGCCGGCCTGCCCGTCTTCAATCGCTTTTACGAACAGGCGGAGGCGCGCTATCCGGCAGTCCGCGAGAAACTGAAATTCAACGAAGCGCTCAAGGCCGTGCTCGACCGCATGGTTTCCGACCTGATCTCGGCGGCATGCCGCCGCATCGACGAAGCCGGCGTGAAGTCGCTCGCCGACGTTCGCGCCTGCCCCACGCGCTTGGCCGGCTTCAGCGCTGAAGTCGAAACCGAGCGCCTTCAGTCGAAGTCATTTCTCCACGAAAAGCTCTATTACAGCGACGCACTGCGACCGGAAAAGTCCGGCGCCGAGCGCGTCGTGACCGAATTGTTCTCCTACTGGACGGCGCATCCCGAGTCGCTGCCCACGAGCTATCGCGAGCAGACCACCCGCGAGCCCGTGCACCGCATTGTTTGCGATTACATTGCCGGCATGACCGACAGCTTCATCCTCCACCAGCACCGGGAACTCTGTGGCAACGGTGGAAGCGCCGGGCTCTAGTAGTTCCTGGTCGGTTCCGCCCAGCCACCAGCGACCAACTACCGAAAACGTGAACTCAGCTAAAATCAAAAGCGATGAAGCCCACACCGTTCCTGCTTCTCCTGTTTGCGTCTTCCCTCTGCGTCGCTCAAAGCACCGCCGCCGTCCCCGTCACCAGGGAACCTCACCACCACCTCATTCTGGAGAACCAGTACACGCGCGTCTTCGATGTCACCGTCGCGCCCCACGAATCCACGCTCATGCACCGCCACGACAACGACTACGTTGCCGTCATCCTCTCGCCCTCCGAGATTCAGAACGCGGTCGAAGGCAAGCCCGTCACCACCGGACGCGCCGGACTGGGCGAAGTGCGCTTCGTCTCCGCACCCATGACTCACCGCCTCACCGACACCGGCGACAAGCCGTTTCGCAACATCACCATTGAAATTCTGCACAAGAAGTCACCCCAGGCGAACGTGCCCGCCACCGAGCGCGGCCTCGACGTCGGCCACGGCGGCATGAGCGACGTCGTCGTGGACAACCGCGAGGTGCGCGTACAGGAAGTGCAGATTGGCCCCGGCGGCATGCTGCACAAGCACACCCACAAGTTTCCTTTCCTGGTGGTGGCCATCAGCGACCTCGACCTGCACAACATGCCGCAAGGCAAGCCGGCGACCATGCTGCATCAGAAAGCCGGCGCGGTGAAATGGATCGGCGCCGGTTCCACCCACGAAATGATGAACATGGGCAAGCAGCAAGCCCACTTCATCGAGGTCGAATTCAAGTAGCGAATCGAGGAAACAGCCTGCCCAAAACGAAAGACAAGAACAAAGGCACGGAAGCCGCTCCGTGCCCTTTTCATTTCTTCATCCGTGAAAATCCGCGGCGATCGTGGCTACACTTTTGCCGTAGCCGGCTTCACCAACTCGATGATCGCCGGCACGCTGAACACTACCGCGCTGAACAATAGATCCGACACCACCTCGTTGCGGAAAAACGGCAGTGCGGCGGCATAGCACGCCGCCAGACCGCTGAGGTTGTGTGGGTACATGTTCCACACCAGCCACACCGCGAAGTTGCTGATGGCGAAAAACGACACCGCCGTCGCCAGGGCCGCGCCCGCGATCCGCGCCGGGCCGGCATTCCTACCCAGCAGCGTTCCCAACCCGACCACTGCCGCGTACCAGGCGATGGTGGCAAGATGATCGACCGTGTAGGGATACCCATAGACAAACTTGGTCAGCACGACATCGCTGCCCGCCAGCAGCAGCACTGGAATCCACGCCTGCTTCCGCGGACCGCGCGCCCCGAAAAACAACAGCGAGGCGCCCACCGGCGTGAAGTTCAGCCACATTTCAGGACGCAGCAGAAGCAGAAAACGGGTCGCAATGGCGAGAACCACAAACAGGTAAGCCAGCATGAATTCCTCCCCGATGTCAGGCGATGATTCTCATGCTGCGGGCGTTGAATCGTCAAGCGGAACCCGCCGCGGTCCCAGCTAATCCGGTTGCTGCGGCTGCGACCCGAACCACTCCGCCACCTCGTGCATGTTCGGGTCCAGCAGGACGCGCGCCCCCAGCGTGTGGTTGCGCCGGCGAACCAGGTCGGGATATTCGAAGCGCAGGTCGTAGAAGCGCACCACGTATCCCTTCTGCCCCGCTTCCGTGGGCTCGACTTCCACCACGGGATACTGTGCCCAGTCCAGGTACACCCGTCCCAGCCGCGTGTTCTTGGCAGCCTCGAGCACCGGCGTCTCCTCCCGCTTGTAGCGGGTTTCGCTGCGTGCCCCCGGATCCACCTCCGGCACAAGGGAATCCACGATCACGCGCTCGTAGAAGTTCTCCGTCTCCACCACCCCGTACCACTTGAACGGATTCAGGTAATAGGGAAACGCCGACACCCGCAGCGGCGCGGCCTCGTGATACAGCCGCGCGTCCAACGCCGCCACCGCGCGCCGATGCTGATAGTCCCGCACGCCCCAGAGCGCGACCATCAGCACTAGCGCGGTAATGGCTCCGCCCTGTCCCCGGGGACGCCGCCGCACCCCGATCTCCTCATTAATCAGCGCGAACAACGCTGGCAACGCCAGTCCCGCCAGAAAGAACGCGTACAGCAGCGGCTCGAAGATGAACACGATGTCCCACGAATACCACCTGTAGGAGAACGGCTCGAACGGCCGCACCCCGTAGTTGTTGGTGAAATCCAGCAGGATATGGCTCAACGCGGCAATCAGCGCGAACCCGTACAGCAGGCCCCAGCGCGGCGTTTTCGGCAGCACTGGACCCGTGGCCGCGCCCGCGGGCTCCGGTCCTCTCCTCCGTTTCACCAGCCACAGCAGGTAGACAAAGCCGATGACGAAGGCAGCGACAAACGGCGCTCCGACGAATGCGTGCGTGATCCCCCGGTGATGCGCGAAGCCATCAATTCGGCTCTTGAAGGACCAGACAACGTCGAGGTCGGCCGCTTCCGCCGCCAACACGCACGTGGTGGTCGCCAGCAGCGTCTTGCGGTTCAGCCCGGCGGCGCGCGAGATGCAGGCACCGGTCAGAAAATGGGTCAGCGGCTCCAAGCTGTACACAATATCAAAATCGTCCTGTCAACTGACTCCTGACTACCGGCTCCTGACTCACGCCTACATTCCCTGCGACGTACGCGGCCACCTTTCATCTCTGTAGTCGAAGGAATAATGAATAATAACGAGGAACTTATGTCCAAACCTGTCCCTGTCGGCGCCCGCGCCGAACTTGAAATGACGGTCGAGCTGAAAGACACGCTCACCGGCGTTCACCCCGAGCTTCCGCCAGTGCTTTCCACGCCACGAATGATCCGCCTCATGGAGGAGGCGTGCTTTCACGCGCTGCAGCCCTACGCCGAGGGTGACGAGATCACCGTCGGCACGCACATCAACGTCTCGCACAAGGCCGCCACCGGCATCGGCATCAAGGTGAAGGCCGAGGCGGTCATGGAATCCTTCGACGGTCGCTTCTACACCATGCGTGTCCGCGCCTGGGACGAGGACAACGAAATCGGCAGCGGCACCGTGAACCGCGCCTTCGTCGGCGTCGCCAAATTCATGTCGCGGGTGAAGAGCAAGGGTGCATAGTCGTCGGGCTCACGCACACACTAAAGCTCTCGTTGCCTTTGGTCCTTCCATGCAGGTCTGAAGCCCTGCTCCACCCGATTACTGGTCTGATCTCACTACCGCCCACACCCGTCAATTACAATCAACCCTTCCATGCCCTTCTGCTTCGACATCCTGGCCCGGTCCGGGGCTGCCCGCCGCGCGCGCATGTCCACCGCGCACGGCCCGGTCGAGACTCCGGTTTTCATGCCCGTCGGCACGCAGGCGACGGTGAAAGCGGTCCCGCAGGACGTGCTCGAAGAACTAGGCGCACAGATCATTCTCGGCAACAACTACCACCTCTATCTGCGGCCCGGGGCAGAGCAGATTCGCTCTCTCGGCGGCCTGCACCGTTTCATGAGCTGGGAGCGCGCCCTACTCACCGACTCCGGCGGATTCCAGGTCTGGAGCCTGAGCGAGATGCGCAAGCTATCCGACGAGGGCGTCGAATTTCGCTCGCACCTCGACGGTTCGCTGCATTTCTTCACCCCGGAATCGGCAACGGCCTCGCAGATTGCCCTCGGCGCTGACATCATCATGGCCTTCGACGAGTGCACGGAATACCCCACCGATCACCAACACGCGCGACAGTCCATGGAGTTGACCCTCAGGTGGGCCGAGCGCTGCAAAAAGGCTGCAGGCTGCAGGCTCCAGGCTTCAGGCGAACCAAGCGGAGAACCTGAAGCCTGGAGCCTGGAGCCTGGAGCCCCTGCCCTCTTTGCCATCGTCCAAGGCGGGATGCACCCCGACCTGCGCCGCGAGTGTGCCCTGCGCCTGGTGGATATGGATTTTCCCGGCTACGCCATCGGCGGCCTCAGCGTCGGCGAGCCGCGTGCGCTCACCCGCGAGATCGTGGAATCCACGCTGGAGCATCTGCCCACGGACAAGCCTCGCTACCTCATGGGCGTGGGCACGCCGGAAGAGATCGTCGAATACGCCGCGCTCGGCGTGGACATGATGGACTGCGTGCATCCCACGCGCGCCGCCCGCCACGGCTTGCTGTTCACTTCCGAGGGCAAGATCAACATCAAGGGCGCCCGCTACGCCGCCGATCCGGGTCCGCTCGACCCCAATTGCTCCTGCCGCGTCTGTGCCCGCTACTCGCGCGCCTACTTGCGCCACCTGTTTTCCACCCATGAGGTGCTCGGACAGGTGCTGAACTCCATCCATAATCTGGCCTACTACCTTGACACCATGAAACGGGTGCGGCATTCTATAGAACTTGGGGAATTCAGTAGTTCTCTTTCTGCTCTCCGGCCGCAGACTTTGAACTCCCCTGCTCGTACCCAAAGGGAAGATCCGACTATCGCCCCATCGCGAGAATAAGCGGCTGGGGTTCCCGGGATCCGTCGGTTTTTGATGATCGTTCGGCCGCGCGGGTGCCGACCTGTAGGGCGGAGCCGCGACAGCGCGCCGCTGGAGCTTGCCCTGAGCGAAATCGCGAGGCGCGCAATGGGTGGTGGCTGGAACGCTGCCCCAGATATCCGGCGCATAAGAATGCGCAGGAGGAGATTTGCACGATTTGACATCGCAAGTAATGGTAATGGCCCTGGCCCAGGGCTCTTCAGGCGGCCGCGGAAGCTCCCTGGTGACGTTTGCTCCCCTGGTCCTGATCTTTGTCATCTTTTACTTCCTGCTGATTCTTCCTCAGCAGAGACGACAAAAGAAGTGGCAGCAGATGTTAAGCGAGCTGAAGACGGGGGACCGCGTGGTGACCAGCGGCGGACTGCGCGGCACGGTGATCGCTTTGCGCGATGATTCCATCCACTTGCGCGTCCCGCCCGACAATTTGCGCCTGGAAGTCAGCCGCAGCTCGATCGTTTCCGTCACCTCGGGCGAAGAGACGAAGACCAGTGGTTAACGTATCAGGGCGCGACTTCAGTCGTGCCGGACTGAGCTAGAAGGAATCGGGGCTTCAGCCCCTGCCGAATGTACGCGGCGTTAGCCGCCGAGGTTTTTTGGCCATCGACCATCGAGGGCCGACCATCGACTGACATGAATAAGACTCTACTCTGGAAATCCATCTTCATCGTTGCCGTGCTGCTGGTCTTTCTCTTCGGCATTGTCGGGCTACCGGGCGGGTTCAGTGGCCCCGCCCTGAAGACCGCCGTTCTGGAGCGCATTCACCTCGGACTCGATCTGAAGGGCGGAACCCACCTCATCCTGCAGGTGATGGTCAACGACGCGGTCAACGCCGATAGCGACCGCGCCATCGAGCGGCTGAAGGATAGCCTGAAGAAAAAGGGCATCGCTTACTCCGACCTCACCAAGCCGGACCCGCAGAACGCTCCCGACCGCATCGCCATCAAGGGCGTGCCGCCGGAGTCGGCCGCCGACCTGCGTGACATTGTCAGCAACCAGTTACCGGAATACGATCTCTCTTCCGGCGCGGAAAATTCCTGGACGCTGGCCATGAAGGCGCAATCGCTCACCGAGCTGAAGAATCGTTCCGTCGCGCAGGCGATCGAGACCATCCGCAACCGCATTGACCAGCTCGGCGTCAGCGAGCCGGTGATCGAGGAGCACGGACTCGGCCAGTACCAGATCCTGGTGCAGCTGCCGGGTGTCGACGATCCCGCGCGCGTCAAGCAGATCATGCAGTCCACCGCCATGCTGGAAATCCGCCAGTCGCTGGCCGGACCCTTCCCCAGCGAGCAGGACGCGCTGGCCTCCAAGAACGGCATCCTGCCTCCCGACTCGGTGCTGATGCAGGGCCGCTCCATCGGCGCCCGCAGCAGTGATCCGACGCAGTCGGCCTGGTACATCATTACGCGCGCCTCGGCCGTTACCGGGCGCGATTTGCGCAGCGCGGAGCCCACCCGCGACGAGAACAACCGTCCCGCCGTCCGTTTCCTGCTGACCGGCGAAGGCGGACGCCGTTTCGCCAGCTTCACCGGCAGCCACGTCGGGGAGCAATTGGCCGTCGTGCTGGATAACAAGGTCCAGGAAGTAGCCACCATTCAGGAACAGATTCACGATGAAGGCCGCATCACCGGCGCCTTCACCGAGGAGCAGGCCAAGGACCTGGCCATGGTGCTGCGTTCCGGCGCGCTGCCCGCTGGCATCCGTTATCTCGAAGTTCAATTTGCTCATCCTGCTCGGATTCCTCGGCTTTAGCGGGGCCACGCTTACCCTGCCCGGCATCGCCGGCGTGATTCTGACGGTCGGCATGGGCGTGGATTCCAACGTGCTGATTTTCGAACGCATCCGCGAGGAGCTGCGCAACGGCAAGACCGCGCCTTCGGCGGTGGAACAGGGCTTCGGCCGCGCCTGGATCACCATCGTGGACACTCACGTCACGACCATTGTCTCGGCGTTCATCCTGTTTATCTTCGGCACCGGGCCGGTGAAGGGATTCGCGGTGACGCTGACCTTCGGCCTGCTGGCCAACCTATTCACTGCCGTGTTCGTGTCGCGGGTGATCTTCGACGCGCATCTCAACAACCTGAAGCGCGGCGAGGTGCTGAGCATTTAGTCGACGGTCTGCGGTCGACGGCTGACGGCCTCGATCGCGGCCCGAATGAAACTTGAATTTTGCAGATTGGGCCGTCGACCGTGGACCGTCGACCGCCGACAAGGGAAACAATGGAGTTCTTTCGCAACCCGAACATACATTTCCTGAAGTACAAGTGGTACTTCCTCGCTTTTTCTTTGATCTTCAGCGTGGCCGGCGTGCTCAGCATGACCTTCTGGCACGGCGTCCCGCTGGGCGTGGACTTCCGCGGCGGCACCTTGGTGTACGTGAAATTCACCCACCCGCCGGACAATAACCAGATCCGCGCCGAACTGGACCGCACCGGCTTGAAAAATGCCCGCATCCAGCGCATCGGCGAGCTTGCCACCAACGAGGTTCTGATCGCCCTCGACATCAAGGAGACCAGCGAAGCGGCGCTCGACCAGGGCAAGAACCAGATCATCAACGCCCTGCAACCGCCCAATCCGCCCGCCGGCAAGCAGGACCTGAACAACGCCGGCAGCCAGAGTATCCAGGACTATTTGATGTCGAAGGACCCGCTGCACCTGGGCACCGACGCCGCCCAGCGCTACGCGGCACTGGCCCAGCAGATCCTGCAAGTCCGCAACAAGGATCGCGGCGGCGCCATCGCTTCCCTTGACGATCTCAGCCGCGCCGGCATTCCCGCGCCCGTCGTCCAGTCCCTGAACGAAGGCTTCTTTACCTCCGACTTCGGCGTGCGCAACGTCGAAATCGTCGGTCCGCAGGTCGGAAAGCAGCTCCAGACCCAGGCCAAGCTGGCGATCCTGTACTCGCTGGCGGGCATGCTGGTTTACCTGTGGTTTCGCTTCGAGCTGATTTACGGCGTCGCCGCCGTGGTCGCCTGCTTCCACGACACGCTGATCACGGTCGGCGCCTTCTCCTTGTTGGGCAAGGAAATCTCCCTCACCGTCATCGCCGCCATCCTTACCCTGGTGGGATATTCGATGAACGATACCATCGTGGTATTTGACCGAATCCGGGAGAATGTTAAACTGCTCCGCCGCGAATCGCTGGCCGAGATCGTAGACCGCAGCATCAACCAGACGCTGAGCCGGACGGTGCTGACCTCCGGTTTAACTTTTCTGACGGTGCTCTCGCTCTACCTGTTCGGCGGCGAAGTGCTCCATGGTTTTAGCTTGGCCCTGGTCATTGGCATCATCATCGGGACGTATTCCTCGATTTTCATCGCGTCCCCCATGTTGGTGGCGTACCAGGATTGGCGTTTGCGAAGGGCGCGCGGATTGGCGGCGCCGGTGCCTGTCCCGGCGCAGCAACGCCGCGAAAAGGTCCGCAGTTAGTATTGAATTTCTGTGCGGCTTTAGCCGCCTAAGCTTTTCGGCCATCGACCATCGACTGCATGGCAGTTCTGGTCCAGAAGAAGTGGGAGCAAAACTCGGGGGTCCGGTGTCTAAACTTACGCAAGCAGAAAATACCGGAGAATAGGCCATGTTTGAAGACAGCCTTATCGAATCGGGACGGAGGCTGAAGAGCAAGCGGGGGGCGACTACACTCCTGTCGTTCGTGCTGCAAGCTCTTCTGCTGGGAATCCTGGTCCTGATTCCTCTGATCTATACCGAAGCGCTGCCCAAGCAGCAATTGATGACGTTTCTGGTAGCGCCTCCTCCGCCTCCACCTCCGCCTCCGCCGGCTGCGATGGCGGTCAAGGTCGTCAAGCAGGTGGTCAGTGAAATCGCCAATGGCCAGTTGCGCACCCCGACCAAGATCCCTGAGAAAGTGCAGATGATCAAGGAAGAGGAAGCCCCGCCTCCGGTTTCCGGCATCGGTGGCGTTGTGGGCGGCGTCCCGGGCGGTGTCCCGGGTGGGTCGATGGGTGGCGTGATTGGCGGCATCATCGGCTCCACCCCGGTGGCGGTGCCCAAGGCGGCGACACCGGTGCGGGTGCGAGTGTCGCAGGGGGTGTCGCAAGGTTTGCTCATCCACCAGGTTAAGCCGGCTTATCCGCCGCTGGCGCGACAGGCCAGAATCCAGGGTTCGGTGGTGCTGCAGGCCGTCATCGCCAAGGACGGCACCATCCAGGGCTTGCATGTCGTTAGCGGCCACCCCATGCTGACTACGGCGGCGGTGGATGCCGTCAAGCAGTGGCGCTACAAGCCCTACTTCTTGAATGGCGAGCCGGTTGAGGTGGAGACGCAGATCACGGTGAATTTCACCCTAGCCGGTTGATCCGGTTTTCTCTCTGCGCCGAGCAACGAGATCGGGGCCGCGCCACCTTGGCCGGCCCACTTGCGCGGGGATCGTGGCCGCCCCCAGCTTCGCCGGCAGGCGACGGCGTAGCTTGGAGGCAGCGGGACGCTGAGCGTCCTACCCCCACTCCCCGGGTTGGTTCGCAATCGCGCCTGATCAGCAGTTCTGAGGAGGAATAAGCAACTCATGCTCGTAGCACTGGCAACTCTCTTTTACACACACGTGCCCACCATCGCGCTGGCCATCTTCCAGGAGGGCGAGATTTCCTGGGACCCCATCTCGCTGTGGAAGCAGATGGGACTGCTGGCGAAAATCGTGGTCATTATCCTGTTCATCATGTCCGGCTGGTCCATCGGCGTGATGATCGACCGCTGGATGGCGTTCAGCGCCGCCCGCAAGCAGTCGCGCGCATTCGCTCCCGCGGTTGCCGGCGCCCTGCGCGAAGGCAAGATTGACGAAGCCATCCGCGTCGCCGAGCGTAACAAAAAGAGCCACCTGGCCAAGGTGGTCACTGCTGGCCTGCAGGAATTCAAGGCGCACGGAGAATCCACCGAGATTCCCGGCGAGCAGATTGAAGCCAGCAAGCGTGCCCTGGAGCGTGCCGAAGCGATCGTTCACGCCGAACTCAAGCGCGGTCTGGGCGGGCTGGCCACCATCGGCGCCACCTCACCCTTCGTCGGCCTGTTCGGCACCGTGGTCGGCATCATCAACGCCTTTAAGGGCATCCAGTCGCAGAAGGCGACCGGTCTGGGCGCTGTCGCCGGCGGTATTTCGGAAGCGCTGGTCACGACCGCCATCGGGCTGTTTGTCGCCATCCCCGCGGTGATGATGTACAACTACCTGTCCGGCCGCGTGGAGGCGTTTGACGTGGAGATGGATAACTCCTCCAGCGAGCTGGTGGACTATTTCCTGAAGCGCCGCAACGCCGCCCGCCGCTAACCGGGGTGGCGCAGGGCTTTAACGAAGTACGTGGTTCGATGCGAGCATAGTTGCTTGTCCCTCCTCGCGGTTGCTCCACCCATCCGCCTGCTTTTGGCGGAGGGCGGGCGACAGGGGGGAGGGACAAACGACCTTCGCTTCGGGAGATCGCGCAGGAGACTCACGTTATGGCAATCGCAAAAAAAGCAATGGCGGTCAACTCCACCATCAATGTCACCCCCATGGTGGACGTGATGCTGGTGCTGCTGATCATTTTCATGGTGATTACGCCCATGTTGCAGCACGGTGTCAGCGTTGATCTGGCTAAGACCAACAACCCGGTGCAGATGCCGGATGCTGACAAGGAAGACGCACTCCTGGTCGCCGTCACCCGCGACGGCAAGGTCTTCTTTGGTAGCGACCAGATCTCGCCCGACCAGCTTACCAACAAGATCAAGGACAAGCTGGTCAGCCGTGTCGACAAGCGTGTCTTTATCAAGGCCGATGCGCGCACCAAGTATGGCAATGTGGTGGAAGTTGTGGACAACGTCCGCGCCGCCGGGGTGGACCAGTTGGGTCTGCTCACCGAGCAGCGCAAGATGGGCGCTCCCGCTCCGCCGCCGAGCGCGCCGGCCGCAGCCGCTCCCACCGGCGGCCAATAGGAATTTATTGCGCCGGGTTGTAGGCGCCGTTTCAGTCTGCCCTTTTCGCAGTTCGGGTCAACTGAAACTGAAACTCGAAACTGAGACTGTTCTTCGATTTTAGAGAGGATTTCTTTATGTCAATGGCAGTTGGAGGACCGGGAAGCGGTCCCTCGGCAGACATGAACGTCACCCCGCTGATCGACGTCCTGCTGGTGCTGCTGATCATTTTCATGGTCATCACCCCGCTGACGCCCAAGGGGCTGGACGCGCTTGTCCCGCAGCCGCCCAAGGACCAGAAGGCGCAGCCGCCGTCCACCGACCGCACCGTGGTGGTGCAGGTCATCAAGACCGGGGGACAGCCCGCGCTTAAGATCAACCAGGAAGACGTTACCTGGGACAAGCTCCAGGGACGGCTGGAAGAAATCTACAAGACCCGCGCCGAGAAGGTGATGTTCGTCAAGGCCGACACCGACCTCGCCTTTGCCGACGTCGCCCAGGTGATCGACATCTCGCACTCGGCCGGCGTGGACAAGGTTGGCTTGATCACCGCCAAGATCGAGGCCGGCAACTAGTTCTTCCCGGAAGGGCACGGCGGAACCCGTCCCGAGCTAAGCGAGGGAACCGTGCCGTCCGAGCTTGCAATGACAAAGACGGCTTTAGCCGCGGCGGTCTTTGGCCATCGACCTTCGACCATCGCTTTATGGAGAGACCACTGATGAACCGAGGCGCACGAGTACTGGCGTTCGCCGCCATAGTCCTGGCTCTGTTTACGCTCGCCGGCTGCAACAAGCTGCGCGCGCGCGACCAGCTCAACAAGGGCGTACAGGCATATAAGAACGCAAAATACGAAGAGGCAATCGAGAAGTTCAAGAACGCGGTTGCCCTCGATCCGTCGCTGATTAATGCCCGCCTTTATCTTGCCACTGCCTATGCCCAGCAATACATCCCGGGCGCCGACACGCCAGACAATAACCGCATGGCGGAGCAGGCGATCAACGAGTACCAGGACGTGCTCAAGATGAAGGCCAACGATCTTAACGCCATCAAGGGCATCGCCTATCTCTACCTGCAGATGAAGAAGTTCGACAAGGCCCAGGAGTACTACCGAAAGGTCATCACCGTCGATCCCAACGATCCCGAGGCCTATTA
Coding sequences:
- a CDS encoding tetratricopeptide repeat protein; translated protein: MNRGARVLAFAAIVLALFTLAGCNKLRARDQLNKGVQAYKNAKYEEAIEKFKNAVALDPSLINARLYLATAYAQQYIPGADTPDNNRMAEQAINEYQDVLKMKANDLNAIKGIAYLYLQMKKFDKAQEYYRKVITVDPNDPEAYYSVAVIDWTQTYQPRMELKAKLGLKPDQAISDKKACEELKGKSQEVVKDGMTMLEKAISLRPDYDDAMAYLNLMWREQADIECGDPKAREEDLKKADEWVKKTMATKAAKAEKQQGPGGIVMEKKD